The Coleofasciculaceae cyanobacterium genome contains a region encoding:
- a CDS encoding Glu/Leu/Phe/Val dehydrogenase, translated as MQNTENLKTSLLSDASKRLEQALKHVNISDDAISRLQHPKTSLIVSIPVRMDDNSLKVFSGYRVRYDDTRGAGKGGVRYHPGVSLDEVQSLAFWMTFKCALLDLPFGGAKGGITVNPKELSKAELERLSRGYVDAIADAIGIDIDILAPDVYTNAVIMGWMMDQYSTIKRHLCRGVVTGKPLALGGSRGRDTATAMGAFTVIQAMLPKFKLIPAETTVAIQGFGNAGSTLAELLAEAGYKIVAVSDSKGGIYSSQGLDIASIKQHKDQSREMKAVYCHDTVCSIVEHQTISNQELLALDVDVLIPAALENQITQHNAEAIKAKYIFEVANGPINSDADQILGENGTYVFPDILVNAGGVTVSYFEWVQNRSGWYWTLQEVNQRLQEKMRQEAEQVWHLSKNLNIDIRTAAYVQALKRLATALDAKGTRNYFIAN; from the coding sequence ATGCAAAATACAGAAAACTTGAAGACTTCATTACTATCTGATGCCAGTAAAAGATTAGAACAGGCTTTAAAGCACGTTAATATTTCCGATGATGCGATCTCCCGTTTACAGCACCCCAAAACTAGCCTTATTGTGTCTATCCCCGTGCGGATGGACGATAACAGTTTAAAAGTGTTTTCAGGTTATCGAGTGCGTTACGACGATACTAGAGGTGCGGGAAAAGGCGGAGTTCGTTATCATCCTGGGGTAAGTTTGGATGAGGTACAGTCTTTAGCTTTTTGGATGACGTTTAAGTGTGCCTTGCTCGATTTGCCTTTCGGTGGTGCTAAAGGAGGTATTACCGTAAATCCCAAAGAATTATCCAAGGCAGAATTAGAAAGATTGAGTCGGGGTTATGTAGATGCGATCGCCGATGCTATTGGTATAGATATAGATATTCTTGCCCCTGATGTCTATACCAATGCGGTAATTATGGGCTGGATGATGGATCAATACAGCACGATTAAGCGTCACCTATGTCGTGGCGTAGTTACAGGAAAGCCATTGGCATTGGGCGGAAGTAGAGGCAGAGACACGGCTACGGCAATGGGAGCCTTTACCGTAATTCAAGCTATGTTGCCCAAATTTAAATTAATTCCCGCTGAAACCACCGTAGCAATTCAAGGTTTTGGCAATGCGGGTTCAACTTTGGCAGAGTTACTGGCTGAAGCAGGATACAAAATAGTCGCCGTTAGCGATTCTAAAGGAGGTATTTACTCGTCTCAGGGTTTAGATATTGCCAGCATTAAGCAACACAAAGATCAAAGTCGTGAGATGAAAGCCGTATATTGCCACGACACTGTATGCAGCATTGTAGAACATCAAACTATTTCCAATCAAGAACTGCTGGCTTTAGATGTCGATGTCTTGATTCCTGCTGCTTTAGAAAATCAAATTACCCAACACAATGCCGAAGCTATCAAAGCTAAATATATCTTTGAAGTCGCCAATGGCCCAATAAATTCCGATGCCGATCAAATACTTGGCGAAAACGGAACTTATGTCTTCCCTGATATTTTAGTCAATGCTGGAGGCGTTACCGTTAGTTATTTTGAATGGGTGCAAAATCGTAGCGGTTGGTATTGGACACTACAAGAAGTTAATCAACGTCTTCAAGAAAAGATGCGCCAAGAAGCAGAACAGGTTTGGCATCTCAGTAAAAACTTAAATATTGATATTCGCACCGCTGCTTATGTTCAGGCTCTTAAAAGATTGGCAACAGCATTAGATGCTAAAGGAACCAGGAATTATTTTATTGCTAATTAA